In Pelomonas sp. SE-A7, one genomic interval encodes:
- a CDS encoding heavy-metal-associated domain-containing protein yields the protein MGSDVQNFHLPDMSCGHCVAAITEAIHELDAAARLNFDREGRHLQVEGSSKSRTELAAALTEAGYPPSHA from the coding sequence ATGGGGAGCGATGTCCAGAATTTCCACCTGCCCGACATGAGCTGCGGCCATTGCGTGGCGGCCATCACCGAGGCGATCCATGAGCTGGACGCGGCCGCACGGCTGAACTTCGACCGCGAGGGTCGGCACCTGCAGGTCGAGGGCAGCAGCAAATCGCGCACCGAGCTGGCCGCGGCGCTCACGGAGGCCGGCTACCCGCCTTCCCACGCCTGA
- a CDS encoding NAD(P)H-dependent oxidoreductase → MNILQINSSARRVQDGQGSWSTRLADELTAALKARDGQGSLTVHELAATPLPAMDEAALGALFTPLDARSPEQQARVALNDALIAEVQAADAIVIGAPMINFGVSSQLKNWIDAIARAGVTFSYTATGPVGLLKNKKAYVVTTRGGVHRDLPTDGVTPYLRTVLAFLGITDVEFVFAEGLNMGPEAEAAGVAAARAQIAAITETATV, encoded by the coding sequence ATGAACATCCTGCAAATCAACTCCAGCGCCCGCCGCGTGCAAGACGGACAGGGTTCCTGGTCGACCCGCCTGGCCGATGAACTGACGGCCGCCCTGAAGGCCCGCGACGGCCAGGGCTCGCTGACGGTCCACGAACTGGCCGCCACGCCGCTGCCCGCCATGGACGAGGCCGCCCTGGGCGCCCTGTTCACCCCGCTTGACGCCCGCAGCCCCGAGCAGCAGGCCCGCGTGGCCCTGAACGACGCGCTGATCGCCGAAGTGCAGGCGGCCGACGCCATCGTCATTGGCGCGCCGATGATCAATTTCGGCGTCAGCTCGCAGCTGAAGAACTGGATCGACGCGATTGCCCGCGCCGGCGTCACCTTCAGCTACACCGCCACCGGTCCGGTCGGCCTCTTGAAGAACAAGAAGGCCTATGTGGTGACCACCCGCGGCGGCGTGCACCGCGACCTGCCGACCGACGGCGTGACGCCCTATCTGCGCACGGTGCTGGCCTTCCTGGGCATCACCGACGTGGAATTCGTGTTCGCCGAAGGCCTGAACATGGGCCCGGAAGCCGAAGCCGCCGGCGTGGCCGCCGCCCGTGCGCAGATCGCCGCCATCACCGAAACCGCCACTGTCTAA
- a CDS encoding ChaN family lipoprotein, translating into MPIHRRLISVLSLALAMASSGAAEPPQVLVKEGERLLLRQPLQDFYDTAFVWSDGGKAEPRLIDADELARRLAGYDVVFFGEHHRHPGVHLQQQRLLRALQAIHPAWILSMEQFERDVQGVVDDYLAGKVGENALVENGRAWDNYRPSYRPLLQFAKDHGLPVVAAEAPTWAISCIGQQGTEVMEKFTPEERSWVARELDLGPGAYRDKYMRFQAGAATHGGGAAMSDAAKLRAERSYAAQVARDETMAEAIAAAIKARPGHKVLHLDGNFHSAAFLGTVERLKRRLPELKIAVIDPQEVVDAKAPSVAASALKEGTVLQLVYPNPPSFVEGEDQSAFVRKIMARRTASPCKYQSGS; encoded by the coding sequence ATGCCCATTCACCGCCGATTGATTTCCGTCCTGTCCTTGGCCCTGGCGATGGCCTCTTCCGGCGCGGCCGAGCCGCCCCAGGTCCTGGTCAAGGAAGGCGAGCGCCTGCTGCTCAGGCAGCCGCTGCAGGACTTCTACGACACGGCCTTCGTCTGGAGCGACGGTGGCAAGGCCGAGCCCCGGCTGATAGACGCCGACGAACTGGCCCGGCGCCTGGCCGGCTACGACGTCGTGTTCTTCGGCGAGCACCACCGCCACCCCGGCGTCCATCTGCAGCAGCAGCGTCTGCTGCGCGCGCTGCAGGCCATCCACCCGGCCTGGATCCTGTCCATGGAACAGTTCGAGCGCGATGTGCAGGGCGTGGTCGACGACTACCTGGCCGGCAAGGTCGGCGAGAACGCCCTGGTCGAGAACGGCCGCGCCTGGGACAACTACCGGCCCTCGTACCGGCCGCTGCTGCAGTTCGCCAAGGACCACGGCCTGCCCGTGGTGGCGGCCGAGGCACCGACCTGGGCCATCTCCTGCATAGGCCAGCAGGGTACCGAGGTGATGGAGAAGTTCACGCCGGAGGAGCGCAGCTGGGTGGCGCGCGAGCTGGACTTGGGTCCGGGTGCCTACCGCGACAAGTACATGCGCTTCCAGGCCGGCGCGGCCACGCATGGCGGCGGTGCCGCGATGTCGGACGCGGCCAAGCTGCGCGCCGAGCGCAGCTATGCGGCCCAGGTGGCGCGCGACGAGACCATGGCCGAGGCCATCGCGGCGGCGATCAAGGCCAGGCCCGGCCACAAAGTCCTGCACCTGGACGGCAACTTCCATTCGGCCGCCTTCCTGGGCACGGTGGAGCGGCTCAAGCGCCGATTGCCGGAGCTGAAGATCGCCGTCATCGATCCGCAGGAAGTGGTCGATGCCAAGGCGCCTTCGGTCGCCGCTTCGGCGCTGAAGGAGGGCACGGTGCTGCAGCTGGTCTATCCCAACCCGCCTTCCTTCGTCGAGGGTGAGGACCAGAGCGCGTTTGTCCGCAAGATCATGGCCCGGCGCACGGCCAGTCCCTGCAAGTACCAGAGCGGTTCCTGA
- a CDS encoding pirin family protein — protein sequence MAQLELLDAHQSQVGGLPIRRALPHPGRRRVGAWCFLDHAGPAHLHPPGMRVGPHPHTGLQTFSWLIEGEILHRDSLGSEQVLRPGQVNLMTAGRGICHSEESLSDRLQLAQLWIALPESQRHCAPAFEHFPRLPQWSDGGFHLTLLVGSLDSAHEGHQQSPVPSHTPLLGVDLACSAASRLMLPLTRSHEHGLMVLEGELEIQVDGQEERLQPGRLLYVPVGAKQLLIRSEGRARLLLLGGEPLDEQILLWWNFVGRTQDEIRQWSEQWNAGTGPFGAVHGYEGERLLAPDASALKMRAS from the coding sequence ATGGCCCAGCTCGAACTGCTGGACGCGCACCAGAGCCAGGTCGGCGGCCTGCCAATACGCCGCGCCCTGCCGCATCCGGGCCGGCGCCGCGTCGGGGCCTGGTGCTTCCTGGACCATGCAGGCCCGGCCCACCTGCATCCGCCCGGCATGCGCGTGGGCCCGCATCCGCATACCGGGCTGCAGACCTTCAGCTGGCTGATCGAGGGCGAGATCCTGCATCGCGACAGCCTGGGTAGCGAGCAGGTGCTGCGCCCCGGCCAGGTCAATCTGATGACGGCCGGTCGCGGCATCTGCCATTCGGAGGAATCGCTGTCCGACCGGCTGCAGCTGGCCCAGCTGTGGATCGCCCTGCCCGAGTCGCAGCGTCATTGCGCACCGGCCTTCGAGCATTTCCCGCGCTTGCCGCAATGGAGCGACGGCGGCTTCCACCTGACCCTGCTGGTCGGCAGCCTGGACAGTGCCCACGAGGGCCACCAGCAGTCGCCCGTGCCCAGCCACACGCCGCTGCTGGGCGTGGACCTGGCCTGCTCGGCCGCCTCGCGCCTGATGCTGCCGCTGACCCGCAGCCATGAGCATGGGCTGATGGTGCTGGAGGGCGAGCTGGAGATCCAGGTCGATGGCCAGGAAGAGCGGCTCCAGCCCGGCCGCCTGCTCTATGTGCCGGTCGGTGCCAAGCAGCTGCTGATACGCAGCGAGGGCCGGGCCCGGCTGCTGCTGCTGGGGGGCGAGCCGCTGGATGAGCAGATCCTGTTGTGGTGGAACTTCGTAGGCCGCACGCAGGACGAGATCCGCCAGTGGTCGGAGCAATGGAATGCCGGCACCGGGCCTTTCGGCGCGGTGCACGGCTATGAGGGCGAGCGACTGCTGGCCCCGGATGCCAGCGCGCTGAAGATGCGCGCCAGCTGA
- a CDS encoding NADPH-dependent FMN reductase: MSLQLIALSGSLRAASFNTALLRAAAGLCPEGVSLQVHTLHGIPLYDGDVEAQGVPAPVEALRAAIQAADGLLIGTPEYNNSIPGVLKNGLDWLSRPPAAGKATFAGKPTAMLGASQGGFGSLQSQDALLSVMRAFAVEFWMGGRLTVSRVQTLFDAQGQLQDEALREQLRGFMAGFATHVKRVKGVA, translated from the coding sequence ATGAGCCTCCAACTGATCGCCCTGTCCGGCAGCCTGCGCGCCGCTTCCTTCAACACCGCCTTGCTGCGCGCCGCCGCCGGACTCTGCCCGGAAGGCGTCAGCCTGCAGGTCCACACGCTGCACGGCATCCCGCTGTACGACGGCGACGTGGAAGCGCAAGGCGTGCCGGCTCCGGTCGAAGCGCTGCGTGCCGCGATCCAGGCGGCCGATGGCCTGCTGATCGGCACGCCCGAATACAACAACTCCATTCCCGGTGTCTTGAAGAACGGCCTGGACTGGCTCTCGCGCCCGCCGGCCGCCGGCAAGGCCACCTTCGCCGGCAAGCCCACGGCCATGCTGGGCGCCAGCCAGGGCGGCTTCGGCAGCCTGCAGTCGCAGGATGCGCTGCTCAGCGTGATGCGGGCCTTTGCGGTCGAGTTCTGGATGGGCGGCCGGCTGACGGTCTCGCGGGTCCAGACCCTGTTCGACGCACAGGGTCAGCTGCAGGACGAGGCGCTGCGCGAGCAGCTGCGTGGCTTCATGGCCGGCTTCGCCACCCATGTGAAGCGGGTCAAGGGAGTGGCCTGA
- a CDS encoding LysR family transcriptional regulator: protein MSLDADDLLLFARVMEAGSFSRAAERVQLPKSTVSRRIAALEQRLGEKLLQRSTRRLVLTDFGQGVLEHARALAAEVDGALALALHRQSKPTGRLRVSMPADMAQQVLRQMLIRFTLDYPEVQLELDLSPRRVDLIAEGFDLAVRMGSLDADSQLAARRMTTLSVGLYASPDYLQRHGHPLRPEALESMHGLMILSRHGEAVPWKLRRSEPELEELQALPAQRTLINAPDSLLLLACAGVGITAVGDHYAREYVERGELVRVLPTWCLPPVECWAVFPERKLMPLRTRVFLEAMALTLSRCPAAA from the coding sequence ATGAGCCTTGATGCCGATGACCTGCTGCTATTTGCCAGGGTGATGGAGGCCGGCAGCTTCAGCCGCGCCGCCGAGCGGGTGCAGCTGCCCAAATCCACCGTTTCGCGCCGCATCGCGGCGCTGGAGCAGCGCCTGGGCGAGAAGCTGCTGCAGCGCAGCACCCGCCGCCTGGTGCTGACCGATTTCGGCCAAGGGGTGCTGGAGCATGCGCGGGCGCTGGCAGCCGAGGTCGATGGCGCCCTGGCCCTGGCCCTGCACCGCCAGAGCAAGCCCACCGGGCGGCTCAGGGTCAGCATGCCGGCCGACATGGCCCAGCAGGTGCTGCGCCAGATGCTGATCCGCTTCACGCTGGACTATCCCGAGGTGCAGCTGGAGCTGGACCTGTCGCCGCGCCGGGTCGACCTGATTGCCGAGGGCTTCGACCTGGCCGTGCGCATGGGCAGCCTGGATGCCGACAGCCAGCTCGCCGCGCGACGCATGACGACCCTGAGCGTGGGCCTCTATGCCTCGCCCGACTACCTGCAGCGCCATGGCCATCCGCTGCGGCCCGAGGCGCTGGAGAGCATGCACGGCCTGATGATCCTCAGCCGCCATGGCGAGGCCGTGCCCTGGAAGCTGCGCCGCAGCGAGCCCGAACTCGAGGAACTGCAGGCGTTGCCGGCCCAGCGAACGCTGATCAACGCACCGGATTCACTGCTGCTGCTGGCCTGCGCCGGTGTCGGCATCACAGCCGTGGGCGACCACTACGCCCGCGAGTACGTCGAACGCGGCGAACTGGTGCGCGTGCTGCCGACCTGGTGCCTGCCGCCAGTGGAATGCTGGGCCGTGTTCCCCGAGCGCAAGCTGATGCCGCTGCGCACGCGGGTGTTCCTCGAAGCGATGGCGCTGACGCTGTCGCGCTGCCCGGCTGCGGCCTGA
- a CDS encoding pirin family protein gives MTATVTQARPVERLIAGQPTSDGAGVKLTRVLTHQLQRRLDPFLMLDAFGSDQADDYIAGFPDHPHRGFETVTYMLEGRMRHRDSAGNEGLLGPGGVQWMTAGRGVIHSELPEQQQGRMEGFQLWLNLPGKDKMREPWYRDIPTGEIPETTTAEGVTLRVIAGESHGLAGAVQREHTAPLYLDLHLPAGARFEQVLPTAHNAFVYVYRGEVSIVETQVPQQRMAILANKAGSDGVVLQAGSEGARVILIAGQPLNEPIAQYGPFVMNTQAELFQAVRDFQEGRLA, from the coding sequence ATGACTGCCACCGTCACCCAAGCCCGCCCCGTGGAGCGCCTGATCGCGGGCCAGCCCACCAGCGATGGCGCCGGTGTCAAGCTGACCCGGGTGCTGACCCATCAGCTGCAGCGGCGTCTGGATCCCTTCCTGATGCTGGATGCCTTCGGCTCGGACCAGGCCGACGACTACATCGCCGGCTTCCCCGACCATCCGCACCGCGGCTTCGAGACCGTGACCTACATGCTCGAGGGCCGCATGCGCCACCGCGACTCGGCCGGCAACGAAGGCCTGCTGGGCCCGGGCGGCGTGCAGTGGATGACGGCCGGCCGCGGCGTGATCCATTCCGAGCTGCCCGAGCAGCAGCAAGGCCGCATGGAAGGCTTCCAGCTCTGGCTCAACCTGCCGGGCAAGGACAAGATGCGCGAGCCCTGGTACCGCGACATCCCGACCGGCGAGATCCCCGAGACCACGACGGCCGAGGGCGTGACCCTGCGCGTGATCGCCGGCGAAAGCCATGGCCTGGCCGGTGCGGTGCAGCGCGAGCACACCGCACCGCTGTACCTGGACCTGCACCTGCCGGCCGGCGCCCGCTTCGAGCAGGTGCTGCCGACGGCGCACAACGCCTTCGTCTATGTCTACCGCGGTGAGGTCAGCATAGTCGAGACCCAGGTGCCGCAGCAGCGCATGGCCATCCTGGCCAACAAGGCGGGCAGCGACGGCGTGGTGCTGCAAGCCGGCAGCGAGGGTGCGCGCGTGATCCTGATCGCGGGCCAGCCGCTGAACGAGCCCATCGCCCAGTACGGCCCCTTCGTGATGAACACGCAGGCCGAGCTGTTCCAGGCGGTGCGCGACTTCCAGGAAGGCCGGCTGGCCTGA
- a CDS encoding heavy metal translocating P-type ATPase, producing MSSSRPQQWTLAVEGMSCASCVGRVEKALLKVPGVAEAEVNLATETATVQGRSGLQIAQLLAAISKAGYQARLAEEPQRQRDWSSSGWPVLLATLLSAPLVLPMLGLLVDKHWMLPGWLQLLLATPVQFWLGARFYRHGWSALRAGSGNMDLLVALGTSAAFGLSLYLLARGEVHGLYFESAAVVITLVLLGKWLEARAKRQTTEAIRALKQLRPETARVLREGAEQTLPISALRLGDEVLVRPGERIPVDGEVLEGDSQVDESLITGESLPVAKHAGSKVVGGAVNGEGQLRLRTMALGAESTLSRIVRLVESAQAKKAPIQRLVDKVSSVFVPVVVFVALVTLVGWGLASGDWQDALLKAVAVLVIACPCALGLATPTAIMAGTGVAARHGILVKDAEALELAARLELVAFDKTGTLTLGQPRLRELRPAPGEKAEPLLLLAAALQSGSEHPLARAVLEAAEGQVLPATRALRAVPGRGVTAELPEQDLSLHLGSGRYMAELGIALDPLLTQAQARQAEGATVSWLAQTAPQPRLLAMLAFADELKPAAAAAVQALREQGLRSVMLSGDNRGSAGAVAAKLGIDEVRAEVLPADKARIVVELREGGRHVAMVGDGINDAPALAAADVGMAMATGTDVAMQVAGITLMRGDPALVPQAIALSRATVRKIHQNLFWAFVYNVVGIPLAALGLLSPVIAGAAMAFSSVCVVGNALLLKRWRPD from the coding sequence ATGAGCAGCAGCCGTCCCCAGCAATGGACCCTCGCCGTCGAGGGCATGTCTTGCGCGTCCTGCGTAGGTCGGGTCGAAAAGGCCTTGCTCAAGGTGCCCGGCGTGGCCGAGGCCGAGGTCAATCTGGCCACCGAGACCGCCACGGTCCAGGGCCGGTCCGGTCTGCAGATCGCCCAGCTGTTGGCGGCGATCAGCAAGGCCGGCTACCAGGCCCGTCTGGCCGAGGAGCCGCAGCGGCAGAGGGACTGGTCGTCCAGCGGCTGGCCGGTGCTGCTCGCCACCCTGCTGTCGGCGCCGCTGGTCCTGCCCATGCTCGGCCTGCTGGTCGACAAGCACTGGATGCTGCCGGGCTGGTTGCAGCTGCTGCTGGCCACGCCAGTGCAGTTCTGGCTGGGCGCGCGCTTCTACCGCCACGGCTGGTCGGCACTGCGCGCCGGCAGCGGCAATATGGACCTGCTGGTCGCCCTGGGAACCAGCGCCGCTTTCGGGCTCAGCCTCTACCTGCTGGCGCGCGGCGAGGTGCATGGCCTGTACTTCGAATCGGCCGCCGTCGTCATCACCCTGGTGCTGCTGGGCAAGTGGCTGGAAGCCCGGGCCAAGCGCCAGACCACCGAGGCGATTCGCGCCCTCAAGCAGTTGCGCCCAGAAACCGCTCGCGTGCTGCGCGAGGGGGCCGAACAGACCCTGCCGATCTCGGCCCTTCGCCTGGGCGACGAGGTGCTGGTGCGGCCCGGCGAACGCATCCCGGTGGACGGCGAGGTGCTGGAGGGCGACAGCCAGGTCGATGAATCGCTGATCACCGGCGAAAGCCTGCCGGTGGCCAAGCATGCCGGCAGCAAGGTCGTGGGCGGAGCAGTCAATGGCGAGGGCCAGCTGCGCTTGCGGACCATGGCGCTGGGCGCTGAATCGACGCTGTCGCGCATCGTGCGACTGGTCGAATCGGCGCAGGCCAAGAAGGCGCCGATCCAGCGCCTGGTGGACAAGGTCAGCAGCGTCTTCGTGCCGGTGGTCGTGTTCGTCGCCCTGGTGACCCTGGTCGGCTGGGGCCTCGCCAGCGGTGACTGGCAGGACGCCCTGCTCAAGGCCGTGGCCGTGCTGGTGATCGCCTGCCCTTGCGCCCTGGGACTGGCCACGCCCACGGCCATCATGGCCGGCACCGGCGTGGCGGCGCGGCACGGCATCCTGGTCAAGGACGCCGAGGCGCTGGAGCTGGCCGCCAGGCTGGAGCTGGTCGCCTTCGACAAGACCGGCACCCTGACCCTGGGCCAGCCCCGGCTGCGCGAGCTCCGGCCTGCACCCGGCGAAAAGGCCGAACCCCTGCTGCTGCTGGCCGCAGCCTTGCAGTCAGGCAGCGAACACCCGCTGGCGCGGGCCGTGCTCGAAGCGGCCGAGGGCCAGGTCTTGCCAGCCACGCGCGCGCTACGGGCCGTGCCAGGCCGCGGCGTGACGGCCGAACTGCCCGAGCAGGACCTCAGCCTGCACCTGGGCTCGGGTCGCTACATGGCCGAACTCGGCATTGCACTGGATCCGCTGCTGACCCAGGCCCAGGCGCGGCAGGCCGAGGGCGCCACCGTGTCCTGGCTGGCCCAGACCGCTCCGCAGCCGCGCCTGCTTGCGATGCTGGCCTTTGCCGACGAGCTCAAGCCGGCGGCGGCCGCCGCGGTCCAGGCCCTGCGGGAGCAAGGCCTGCGCAGCGTGATGCTGAGCGGCGACAACCGCGGCAGTGCCGGAGCGGTTGCGGCGAAGCTGGGCATCGACGAGGTGCGCGCCGAGGTGCTGCCGGCCGACAAGGCCCGCATCGTGGTCGAGCTGCGCGAGGGCGGCCGGCACGTGGCCATGGTGGGCGACGGCATCAACGACGCGCCGGCCCTGGCCGCGGCCGACGTGGGCATGGCGATGGCCACCGGCACCGACGTGGCCATGCAGGTGGCGGGCATCACCCTGATGCGCGGCGACCCGGCCCTGGTACCGCAGGCGATCGCGCTGTCGCGCGCTACCGTGCGCAAGATCCACCAGAACCTGTTCTGGGCCTTCGTCTACAACGTGGTCGGCATTCCGCTGGCCGCGCTGGGCTTGCTGAGCCCGGTGATCGCCGGCGCGGCCATGGCTTTCTCCAGCGTCTGTGTGGTCGGTAACGCCTTGCTGCTCAAGCGCTGGCGTCCGGATTGA
- a CDS encoding energy transducer TonB, whose translation MKHHRLLTAMMLACALPAWSQTPPAAAASKPALTPAERAQRDADKVFHWIRLSADKPAPKPVAAAPKPAPVRTAAVAAPKPALAPKIQADAAPAETPPTLLAVADTSMSSASRVPETAAPPAPAAIVARSEPPPAPEPEPAPVVEADLRLVHRVEPEFPRQLMSTVSSGAVLVRFMVQPNGTVSNLEVLKTSHRKLSSAALEAVNQWRFAPIPAAREATVEIGFSTAQ comes from the coding sequence TTGAAACATCATCGACTGCTAACTGCCATGATGCTGGCCTGCGCCCTGCCGGCCTGGTCGCAGACGCCGCCAGCGGCCGCCGCTTCCAAGCCGGCCCTGACGCCGGCCGAGCGGGCCCAGCGCGATGCCGACAAGGTCTTCCACTGGATACGCCTGAGCGCCGACAAGCCGGCGCCCAAGCCGGTGGCCGCGGCCCCCAAGCCGGCCCCGGTCAGGACTGCCGCCGTCGCTGCGCCCAAGCCGGCCCTTGCGCCCAAGATCCAGGCCGACGCGGCCCCCGCCGAAACGCCGCCGACCCTGCTGGCCGTGGCCGATACCTCGATGAGTTCAGCGAGCCGCGTGCCCGAGACGGCTGCTCCGCCCGCGCCGGCCGCCATCGTCGCGCGCTCCGAGCCTCCGCCGGCTCCAGAACCCGAACCCGCGCCGGTCGTCGAAGCCGACCTGCGCCTGGTCCACCGCGTGGAGCCGGAGTTCCCGCGCCAGCTGATGAGCACCGTCAGCAGCGGTGCGGTGCTGGTGCGCTTCATGGTCCAGCCCAATGGCACGGTCAGCAATCTGGAAGTGCTGAAGACCTCGCACCGCAAGCTCTCCAGCGCCGCGCTGGAAGCGGTGAACCAATGGCGCTTTGCGCCGATTCCGGCGGCCCGCGAGGCCACGGTCGAGATCGGCTTCAGTACGGCTCAATAG
- a CDS encoding HD domain-containing phosphohydrolase, with amino-acid sequence MTTTAVESADAVGAVNPHYLEHLVASAAAHQVEVTEDIISGSGVKLLAKGTQVDGCIHERLLAHKLSRPLEDCLGMADGVSSEQIAAAAEQLMDKHPLLRALASHERALPVEQSLAKLKLSGPVRSLLTVYADQPGGRLSHAVGVALIAKALGRRLLPGDVDAHRVLGLAGLLHDVGELYLAPAVLSREGPLTAEKWRHIVSHPVIGQRVLAGMEGAGPQLAELVLCHHERLDGFGYPRGLAGRDFSLSAQILASAEWLMGLVDAGSLPITQSSVASKLIPGEFSEQIFGALRQAARDCEGPDHVLDQDRGLADALPRALRVAELLARFRSSRAQLRARAIGASPDLRSLLDLCLQRMLQLQSAFSSAGLDADHPEALVQELVAEEGEVHLEVLALLREFHWRMKELERELQLRSAALSESDRLMVADLIAAVKDGALA; translated from the coding sequence ATGACAACAACAGCCGTCGAATCCGCGGACGCCGTCGGCGCGGTCAACCCGCACTACCTCGAGCACCTGGTTGCCAGCGCGGCGGCCCATCAGGTCGAGGTGACCGAAGACATCATCAGCGGTAGCGGCGTCAAGCTTTTGGCCAAGGGGACGCAGGTCGACGGCTGCATCCACGAACGCCTGCTGGCCCACAAGCTGAGCCGGCCGCTCGAAGACTGCCTGGGCATGGCCGATGGCGTGTCTTCCGAGCAGATTGCTGCTGCGGCCGAGCAGCTGATGGACAAGCATCCTCTGCTTCGTGCGCTGGCGTCTCACGAACGTGCGCTGCCGGTCGAGCAATCGCTCGCCAAGCTCAAGCTCAGCGGACCTGTGCGCTCGCTGCTGACCGTCTATGCCGACCAGCCCGGCGGGCGCCTGAGCCATGCGGTCGGCGTGGCACTGATCGCCAAGGCCCTGGGCCGGCGCCTCCTGCCCGGCGATGTGGACGCCCACCGCGTGCTGGGCCTGGCAGGCCTGCTGCACGACGTTGGCGAGCTCTACCTGGCGCCCGCGGTCCTGAGCCGCGAGGGGCCGCTCACCGCCGAAAAGTGGCGGCACATCGTCAGCCATCCGGTCATTGGCCAGCGGGTGCTGGCCGGCATGGAAGGCGCCGGGCCCCAGCTCGCCGAGCTGGTGCTGTGCCACCACGAACGGCTGGACGGCTTCGGCTATCCGCGCGGCCTGGCCGGTCGCGACTTCAGCTTGTCGGCCCAGATCCTGGCCTCGGCCGAATGGCTGATGGGACTGGTCGATGCCGGCAGCCTGCCTATCACGCAGAGCAGCGTCGCCAGCAAGCTGATTCCCGGTGAGTTCAGCGAGCAGATCTTCGGCGCGCTGCGCCAGGCGGCGCGGGACTGCGAGGGCCCCGACCACGTGCTGGACCAGGACCGCGGCCTGGCCGATGCCTTGCCGCGCGCGCTGCGGGTGGCCGAGCTGCTGGCCCGTTTCCGCTCATCGAGGGCGCAGCTGCGGGCCAGGGCCATTGGCGCCAGCCCCGACCTGCGCAGCCTGCTGGACCTGTGCCTGCAGCGCATGCTGCAGCTGCAGTCGGCCTTCAGCAGCGCCGGGCTGGATGCCGACCATCCCGAGGCCCTGGTCCAGGAGCTCGTGGCCGAAGAAGGCGAGGTCCACCTGGAAGTGCTCGCCCTGTTGCGTGAATTCCACTGGCGCATGAAGGAACTGGAGCGGGAGCTGCAACTGCGCTCGGCCGCACTGAGCGAGAGCGACCGCCTGATGGTGGCGGACCTGATTGCCGCGGTGAAGGACGGCGCCCTGGCTTGA